Proteins encoded in a region of the Acidobacteriota bacterium genome:
- the mtnA gene encoding S-methyl-5-thioribose-1-phosphate isomerase, whose translation MITLEWTAEGVRMVDQRRLPVEELYPVYTTYEGVAEAIREMVVRGAPAIGVAAAMGIALGVQNPPASSLDALDKQFELVCQVIGATRPTAVNLFWAIERMKRVYTEARRDGKTIADIEERIIREAQDMHAEDIEINRMMGKNGADLIPDGATVLTHCNAGALATAGYGTALGVIRAAVEQGKKIEVFADETRPFLQGARLTAWELMKDNIPVTLITDNMAGHFMKKGRITCAVVGADRIAGNGDVANKIGTYMVATLAHRHQLPFYVAAPISTLDLSLTSGDQIPIEDRTPTEVTHVAGNRIAPEGVQVANPAFDVTPNELVSAIITERGVARPNYTQSLRALVTKAQSNS comes from the coding sequence ATGATCACACTTGAATGGACGGCTGAAGGCGTGCGCATGGTCGATCAGCGACGGCTTCCGGTCGAAGAACTGTACCCTGTTTACACAACTTATGAAGGCGTTGCCGAGGCAATTCGGGAAATGGTGGTTCGTGGCGCACCGGCGATTGGTGTGGCTGCCGCCATGGGGATTGCGCTGGGCGTGCAAAACCCTCCGGCCTCCAGCCTTGATGCCCTCGACAAACAATTTGAACTGGTCTGCCAGGTCATTGGGGCGACAAGGCCCACGGCGGTCAACCTGTTTTGGGCGATTGAACGCATGAAACGCGTCTATACCGAAGCCCGCCGCGATGGCAAAACCATTGCCGATATTGAGGAACGCATCATCCGCGAAGCCCAGGACATGCACGCCGAAGACATCGAAATCAATCGGATGATGGGCAAAAACGGCGCCGATTTGATTCCGGATGGCGCCACGGTTTTGACCCACTGCAATGCGGGTGCACTGGCCACCGCCGGATATGGAACGGCTCTCGGTGTGATTCGCGCCGCGGTCGAACAGGGCAAAAAGATCGAAGTTTTTGCCGATGAAACCCGGCCCTTCCTGCAAGGCGCCCGGCTGACCGCCTGGGAATTGATGAAAGACAACATTCCGGTCACGTTGATTACCGACAACATGGCTGGTCACTTTATGAAAAAAGGCCGCATTACCTGTGCCGTTGTTGGTGCTGACCGGATTGCTGGAAATGGTGACGTGGCCAACAAAATCGGCACCTATATGGTCGCCACGCTCGCGCACCGGCATCAATTGCCGTTTTATGTTGCCGCTCCAATCTCCACGCTTGACCTCTCGCTGACAAGCGGCGACCAGATTCCGATTGAAGATCGAACGCCTACCGAAGTCACCCACGTCGCCGGTAACCGCATTGCTCCGGAAGGCGTCCAGGTGGCAAATCCAGCTTTTGACGTCACACCCAACGAACTGGTCTCGGCCATCATCACGGAACGCGGCGTCGCGCGTCCAAACTACACGCAAAGCCTGCGCGCCCTGGTCACCAAAGCCCAGTCAAACAGCTAA